From the genome of Ananas comosus cultivar F153 linkage group 18, ASM154086v1, whole genome shotgun sequence, one region includes:
- the LOC109724362 gene encoding zinc finger CCCH domain-containing protein 53-like, with product MDACEATRVVFSRIQSLDPEHAAKIMGLLLIQDHGEKEMIRLAFGPESLLHSVVLRARKDLGLIHPPTSSTAPGTPTSAGTPPPLPAPAPAPFLLARQNSASRLPSPLSVSSPSSWAPPPIFSRSGSVNKGVNGSVGGEEMQSGSDEGFSPSSGCASPFYGGGGGEALMEEFPLQDQLAFLGEPPGAKPGGEVFYGDVGGGGGGWGENGSHHVHHHRRSISDICLGAAAAAADGGWKPCLYYARGYCKNGSSCRFVHGLPDDAAAALAAGMKMDAAVEQQCQELLLRSKSQRLIGAAAAAAAFPYSPMGLMPPSPSSSPKCLSFFLQQQQQQSESQRAAAAAAAAALMLGGGDDAHKFMGRSRLERTDFANMVNPGSRQIYLTFPADSTFREEDVSNYFSIYGPVQDVRIPYQQKRMFGFVTFVYPETVKLILAKGNPHFVCDARVLVKPYKEKGKVPEKYRKQQQGERGDFSGCTTPTGLDARDPFDLQQLGNRMLHSNATTELLLRRRLEEQQQQAVELQQAIELQSRRFMGLNFLDLKNRSFPSPNTTTTTNPTPFIPNNSTITTPTTTTTAAGISGGHEESSPPPERERGSSGEPSVERERVVNAGDKEESGGEGSPNEDSDFQESVEHNLPDSPFASPTKSSPFALDAFTVAEEEEAAATSAAAATSAAAAANVLLPSALLPATSALDMASSTPCFFPIPRFSSGHGAIGM from the exons ATGGACGCGTGCGAGGCGACGCGGGTGGTGTTCTCGCGGATCCAGTCGCTGGACCCGGAGCACGCGGCGAAGATCATGGGGCTCCTCCTCATCCAAGACCACGGCGAGAAGGAGATGATCCGCTTGGCCTTCGGGCCAGAGTCCCTGCTCCACTCCGTGGTGCTCAGGGCCCGAAAAGACCTCGGCTTGATCCACCCGCCCACTTCCTCCACCGCGCCCGGAACCCCCACTTCAGCCGGAACTCCACCTCCGctgccggcgccggcgccggcgccctTCCTCCTCGCGCGCCAGAACTCGGCCTCGCGCCTCCCGTCCCCGCTCTCGGTGTCCTCCCCGTCGTCGTGGGCCCCGCCCCCGATCTTCTCCAGGAGCGGGAGCGTCAACAAGGGGGTTAATGGGTCGGTGGGAGGGGAGGAGATGCAGAGTGGTTCCGACGAGGGCTTCAGTCCCAGCAGCGGGTGCGCGTCCCCTTTCTACGGGGGAGGCGGGGGGGAGGCGTTAATGGAGGAGTTCCCGCTCCAGGACCAGCTCGCGTTCCTGGGCGAGCCCCCGGGGGCGAAGCCCGGCGGCGAGGTGTTCTACGGCGACGTggggggcggcggtggcgggtGGGGCGAGAACGGGAGCCACCATGTCCACCACCATCGCCGGAGCATCTCCGACATATgcctcggcgccgccgccgccgcggcggacgGGGGGTGGAAGCCCTGCTTGTACTACGCGCGCGGCTACTGCAAGAACGGGAGCAGCTGCCGCTTCGTCCACGGCCTCCCCGACGACGCCGCGGCGGCGCTCGCCGCGGGGATGAAGATGGACGCGGCGGTGGAGCAGCAGTGCCAGGAGCTGCTCCTGCGTTCCAAAAGCCAGAGGCTcatcggcgccgccgccgccgccgccgcgtttCCGTACTCCCCCATGGGTCTCATGCCCCCGTCTCCATCCTCTTCTCCCAAATGCCTCAGCTTCTTTctacagcagcagcagcagcagagtgAAAGCCAAAG GGCGGCCGCAGCGGCGGCCGCAGCTGCTTTAATGCTCGGCGGTGGCGACGACGCGCACAAGTTCATGGGTCGATCTCGATTGGAAAGAACGGATTTTGCTAACATGGTGAATCCCGGGTCGAGGCAAATCTACTTAACCTTCCCCGCGGATAGCACCTTCCGGGAAGAGGATGTCTCCAACTATTTCAG CATATATGGTCCGGTGCAAGATGTGAGGATCCCGTATCAACAAAAGCGGATGTTTGGGTTCGTAACCTTCGTTTATCCGGAGACCGTGAAGCTAATTTTGGCAAAGGGGAATCCCCATTTCGTTTGTGATGCTCGTGTTCTTGTTAAGCCATACAAGGAGAAGGGAAAAGTCCCAGAAAAATACAG GAAGCAACAGCAGGGCGAAAGAGGTGATTTTTCTGGGTGTACGACCCCCACGGGATTGGACGCTAGAGACCCATTTGACCTTCAACAACTCG GGAACAGGATGCTCCACAGCAACGCAACCACGGAGCTGTTACTGAGAAGGAGATTAGAGGAGCAGCAGCAACAAGCTGTGGAGCTCCAACAAGCCATTGAGCTACAAAGCAGGAGATTCATGGGACTCAACTTTTTGGACCTCAAAAACCGGAGCTTTCCCTCTCcaaacaccaccaccaccaccaacccCACCCCGTTCATCCCCAACAACTCAACCATTaccacccccaccaccaccactacaGCTGCTGGAATTAGTGGTGGCCATGAAGAGTCGTCTCCTCCACCTGAGAGAG AGAGGGGTTCCAGTGGAGAGCCGAGCGTTGAACGGGAGCGGGTGGTCAACGCAGGCGATAAGGAGGAATCTGGTGGTGAGGGGAGCCCCAATGAGGATAGCGATTTCCAAGAGag TGTGGAGCACAATTTACCGGATAGCCCCTTCGCGTCGCCCACGAAATCGTCGCCGTTCGCGCTCGACGCGTTCACCGTCGCCGAGGAGGAAGAAGCCGCGGCCACGTCAGCTGCGGCCGCCACGTCAGCGGCCGCGGCGGCTAACGTTCTCCTCCCCTCCGCTTTGTTGCCTGCCACGTCAGCGCTCGACATGGCCTCGTCCACCCCATGCTTCTTCCCCATCCCCag GTTCTCGTCCGGTCACGGGGCCATTGGAATGTAA